The DNA region TAATAGTCATCTTTTTACTAAATTCCGAATCAAGGTTTGCCAGTATCTTTACAGGGATGTACCTCTTTGATGTGCATCTCTTTATCAACCCCTTGGTCTCCATTAAAGCAACATCAATCTCATTCTCTTCGATCACAACTAAAGAATTTAAGTTAACAATGCGATACTCTTGCCTGTTGAAATTCTTGAAACCTCTTTTGGGTAGTCTTCTTTGAATAGGCATTTGTCCACCTTCAAACCAAGCAGGAATATTACCACCGGCTCTCGATTTCTGTCCTTTGTGTCCTTTGCCGGCTTGTTTTCCTGTTCCGGAACCCTCACCTTTGCCTAATCTCTTTTTTCCTTTCTTAATTGTCGGTCTTTTTATGCTATGGAGTAACATCTATTTTCTCCTCTTTCACTATTTTTGTCTTATTCCTCTTTGTTTGAATCTGTCTCTGTTGTCTCTTCCTCGGTTGTTTTCTTTTTAGGCGGCTGCTTTACAACTTCTTTATCTTCTTCTATCGCGGTTTCTTCTTGCTTCGCTGTTTTCTTTTCGGGCTTTTTGTCTTCTTCAGGTGTCTCGGTTTCTTTCACAGCTTTAGTAACCTTAGGTTTCTTGGTTTCGGCAGCTTTTTCAGTTACTTCAGCTTTAACCGCTTGTTGCTTTTCTTCTTTCTTGACTGTCTCAGGAATAATTTCCTCAACCATGACCAGATGCCTGACCTTATTGATCATGCCGCGAATTGCCGGAGTGTCATTATGAACACGCGAACGATTAATCTTGCCTAAACCAAGAGCTTGAATAGTTCTCTTTTGAGTCTCATCTCTACCGATAATACTTCTAACTTGAGTTACTTTAATCTTGTTCATCATTAACCTCTTCTTTCACTTCTAAAGGTTTCTGTCCTGTTAATTCGTGTATTTTCTTACCTCTAAGCGCTGCTGCCTGGGCAATAGTCCTGAGATTTTGCAATCCATCAACTGTAGCTTTAACTACATTGCTCACTGTATTAGAGCCCAAAGATTTTGAGAGAATGTTCTCTATGCCAGCAGCTTCCAATATGGCTCTGGCAGGTCCACCGGCAATAATACCGGTACCGGGACTTGCTGGTTTCAATAAGATCCTGCTGGCTCCGAAGCGTCCGATTATCTCATGAGGAATTGTGCCATGTACTATTGGAACTCTGAATAAACTTTTAGTTGCTTTCTCTTTGGCTTTACGAATAGCATCGACAATTTCATTTGCTTTGCCGGTTCCTACCCCAACAAAACCCTTCTTGTCTCCGACAACTACTATTGCATTAAAGCTAAAGTTACGACCACCTTTAACTACCTTGGCAACTCGATTAGTATCTACAATCTTTTCGACTTCAAATTCCAATACTTCAGTTCTTTCGTTCTTTATCAAAATTCTCCTCCGTTCTTAGAAGATTAACCCGGCTTTACGAGCACCTTCTGCTAAAGCTTTAACTCTACCGTGATATTTATAACCTGCACGATCAAAACAGATTTTAGATATCCCGTTTGATAGTGCTTTTTCACCTAACAATTCACCCACTTTGAAGCTCTTTTCAGTTTTCTTCATCTTGGGATCTAATTGCAGTTCTTTGGAAAGAGTAGAGGCGGCAGCATAGGTTTTACCTGCGGTATCATCTACAATCTGGGCATAAATATGCTTTAAGCTGCGGAAGATGACCAATCTTGGCCTCTCCTTGGTGCCGGACAATCTCTTTCTAATAGCCCAATGTCTTCTACTCTTAGCTAATTTCTTCTTTATATTCTTATCTTTCAACATTTTCAGTTCTCCAGAAAATTATTTAGCGCCTGCTTTACCGGCTTTGATACGTACATATTCACCCTGATATCTGATACCCTTGCCTTTATAGTTCTCGGGTGGGCGACAACGTCTTACTTCGGCAGCAAACTTGCCCACATCTTCTTTTGAGATACCCTTAACCTTAATCAGGAATTGTACACCTGTACGTCCACCTTTACCTCTTGGAACAGACTCTGTTTCAACAGTAAGATCTTCGGGTACTTCGATGAGTATATCATGAGAATAACCCAATATCAGTTTTAACCAAGGTCCTACCCTATCTGCACTGTATCCTGTACCTATAACTTCCAGAATCTTCTCATAGCCATTATTGACACCTTCGATCATATTGAAGATGAGCGCCCTCGAAAGGCCATGCAGAGCTTTTTGATCTCTGGAGTCATCACTTCTGAGGATTTTCAGGTTATTATCTTCCTGTACGACAGTAATACCTTTATTCAAGGTATAATTTAGTTCACCCAATTTACCTTTAACTGTCAGAATCAAGAGTTCATTTTTTTTCTTGGTTGCTATCGTTACATCTTGGGGGATTGCAATGGGGTTTTTACCTATTCTTGACATAATTCCTCCTCAATCCTACCAAACCTTACAAATATATTCACCACCGACTCTCTTTTCTCGTGCTAAACGATCAACTAATACTCCTGTATTGGTGGAAAGTATGGCACAGCCGATGTTATTATAAACACGTGGAATGTCATCTGCCTTAACATAAACCCGACGTCCGGGTTTACTTACCCTTTGCAGTCCTTTAATGACAGATTGACCGTTATTTGAATATCGAAGATTGATCGCAATACCTTTGCGTGTATTACCTTTTGGCGTTGCAATCTCGATTATTTCATAACTATTAATAAAATTCTCCTCGGACAGAACCCTAACTATGGCTTCAACAATGTTACTGTGATTGACAGTAACCTCTTTATGTCCAGTACGATATGCATTACGGATTTTCGTTAATGCATCAGCTATCGGATCAGATAAACTCATTATTTTCCTCCTAAAAAATTACCAGCTTGATTTTATTATTCCGGGGATCTGCCCTTCGGATACAAGCTTTCTGAAACAGAGTCTACATAATCCAAAGTCACGTATAAATGCTCTCGGTCTTCCACAAAGACGACAGCGGTTATATTTTCTGACCTTGAATTTGGGTTCTCTCTTCTGTTTTTCTACTAACGATTTTTTTGCCATATTTACTCCTGCTCTTAATCAATCATCTTTAGAGCTATTCACTCGTTTTCTGGAAGGGGAGTCCAAGTTCTTTCAGCAGTTCGCGACCCTCTTCGTCATTTTTTGCAGTTGTATTGATAGTGATATTTAATCCTCTGATCATATCTGTCTTTTCCAGATCGATCTCCGGAAACACTGTCTGTTCTTTTATTCCGAATGTATAGCTGCCTCTTCCATCAAAAGAATTGAGTGAAACACCTTTAAAGTCACGAATGCGAGGTATGGTAATATTAATGAGCCGATCGAGGAACTCATACATCACCTCATCTCTCAGAGTAACCTTGCAACCAATCGGCATCCCTTGTCTCAGTTTGAAATTTGATATTGATTTCTTGGCTTTGGTGATAATCGGTTTTCTGCCGGTTATCCTTTCTAAATCTTTAACGGAATTATCCAGTAATGCTTTGTTTTGAGTAGCTTTTCCGACACCCATATTGACCGAAATCTTATCCGGTCTGGGTACTTGATGAACGTTCTTATAGCCGAATTTCTTCATCAAAGCGGGAACTACCTCTTTTCTGTATTTCTCTTTTAATCTATTCATCGTGTAACCTCATTAAATCTCATCGCCGGTCTTCTTACAGACCCTGACTCTGCTGTCTCCAACTTTCTTAAAGACAGGTTTAGTTTTTTCACCAATCTTTTCATTGAATAATTGGACATTTGAAACATGTATGGGAGCT from Candidatus Cloacimonadota bacterium includes:
- the rplR gene encoding 50S ribosomal protein L18, with translation MLKDKNIKKKLAKSRRHWAIRKRLSGTKERPRLVIFRSLKHIYAQIVDDTAGKTYAAASTLSKELQLDPKMKKTEKSFKVGELLGEKALSNGISKICFDRAGYKYHGRVKALAEGARKAGLIF
- the rplF gene encoding 50S ribosomal protein L6, yielding MSRIGKNPIAIPQDVTIATKKKNELLILTVKGKLGELNYTLNKGITVVQEDNNLKILRSDDSRDQKALHGLSRALIFNMIEGVNNGYEKILEVIGTGYSADRVGPWLKLILGYSHDILIEVPEDLTVETESVPRGKGGRTGVQFLIKVKGISKEDVGKFAAEVRRCRPPENYKGKGIRYQGEYVRIKAGKAGAK
- the rplE gene encoding 50S ribosomal protein L5, with the translated sequence MNRLKEKYRKEVVPALMKKFGYKNVHQVPRPDKISVNMGVGKATQNKALLDNSVKDLERITGRKPIITKAKKSISNFKLRQGMPIGCKVTLRDEVMYEFLDRLINITIPRIRDFKGVSLNSFDGRGSYTFGIKEQTVFPEIDLEKTDMIRGLNITINTTAKNDEEGRELLKELGLPFQKTSE
- the rpsE gene encoding 30S ribosomal protein S5 codes for the protein MKNERTEVLEFEVEKIVDTNRVAKVVKGGRNFSFNAIVVVGDKKGFVGVGTGKANEIVDAIRKAKEKATKSLFRVPIVHGTIPHEIIGRFGASRILLKPASPGTGIIAGGPARAILEAAGIENILSKSLGSNTVSNVVKATVDGLQNLRTIAQAAALRGKKIHELTGQKPLEVKEEVNDEQD
- the rplO gene encoding 50S ribosomal protein L15; amino-acid sequence: MLLHSIKRPTIKKGKKRLGKGEGSGTGKQAGKGHKGQKSRAGGNIPAWFEGGQMPIQRRLPKRGFKNFNRQEYRIVNLNSLVVIEENEIDVALMETKGLIKRCTSKRYIPVKILANLDSEFSKKMTIKANAFSKKAKEIIEANGGKAEVM
- the rpmD gene encoding 50S ribosomal protein L30 encodes the protein MMNKIKVTQVRSIIGRDETQKRTIQALGLGKINRSRVHNDTPAIRGMINKVRHLVMVEEIIPETVKKEEKQQAVKAEVTEKAAETKKPKVTKAVKETETPEEDKKPEKKTAKQEETAIEEDKEVVKQPPKKKTTEEETTETDSNKEE
- a CDS encoding type Z 30S ribosomal protein S14, with product MAKKSLVEKQKREPKFKVRKYNRCRLCGRPRAFIRDFGLCRLCFRKLVSEGQIPGIIKSSW
- the rpsH gene encoding 30S ribosomal protein S8, translated to MSLSDPIADALTKIRNAYRTGHKEVTVNHSNIVEAIVRVLSEENFINSYEIIEIATPKGNTRKGIAINLRYSNNGQSVIKGLQRVSKPGRRVYVKADDIPRVYNNIGCAILSTNTGVLVDRLAREKRVGGEYICKVW